The following are encoded together in the Diachasmimorpha longicaudata isolate KC_UGA_2023 chromosome 3, iyDiaLong2, whole genome shotgun sequence genome:
- the LOC135160823 gene encoding uncharacterized protein LOC135160823 has protein sequence MPVSVNASRDTLQPLTPSEERRRTGRYLAGGAALAVTLLVIHHVLLKGASAAAGICIPAIFMMCYILWVVYTVRRDRAKARRLASAMRLTEVISVASPRPQSRVLPSEEDRRTTTS, from the exons ATGCCAGTGTCGGTTAATGCCTCGAGGGATACATTGCAGCCGCTAACACCTTCA GAGGAGCGACGACGTACGGGTCGCTACCTCGCCGGTGGTGCGGCCCTCGCTGTCACGTTGCTCGTGATCCACCACGTGCTGCTGAAAGGTGCCTCAGCAGCTGCGGGCATATGCATCCCCGCCATCTTCATGATGTGTTACATACTCTGGGTGGTCTACACAGTCCGCAGGGACAGGGCGAAG GCTCGTCGTTTGGCGTCAGCGATGCGTCTGACGGAAGTGATTAGCGTGGCATCCCCTCGCCCACAGTCCAGAGTTTTGCCGTCGGAAGAAGACCGACGAACAACGACGTCCTAA
- the LOC135160819 gene encoding multiple inositol polyphosphate phosphatase 1: MFRSCYSILLIFLTGVLSHDSLTKWQCTPLSDDFKCRLSSTTPYRYIANYDDSEIKFKDCKAKKIWLMIRHGTRNPGNSVIKSLGELVRIKEGVIKQCDSGNCGLTKKQLKRLRDWKTDLKDGDEMRLTEEGENEMIGLGERFQERFPELMPEKYDNKTFKFKFTQKQRTEESAKCFTIGLFGKKGSENVWYPPSEEKDPILRFYKACDRWQRTVKKSLKPYEELKKFKESDIALKMVERISNRLGTNVSFDNARVMKDMCAFETAWSEKNKSPWCDLLTKEEFKIIEFSQDLKYYWIDGYGFSLSRKQACTAFKDMFEFMARDDSLMTNAYFTHSGTVLKILALLGVAQDDKPLRHDQFPADDRLWKTSSIDAFATNIAFVLFNCKSTGKGILVMHQERIINLPGCPENVPCPLTTMKDKYPDNDDECPFEEMCKI, from the exons ATGTTCAGAAGCTGTTACTCCattcttctaatttttttaaccggTGTGCTATCACACGATAGCCTAACCAAGTGGCAATGTACTCCACTCAGTGATGATTTCAAGTGCAGATTGTCATCGACGACACCCTACCGATACATTGCAAATTATGATGACtcggaaataaaatttaaag ATTGTAAAGCCAAAAAAATCTGGCTGATGATACGCCATGGGACGAGAAACCCAGGGAACTCGGTGATCAAGTCTCTGGGTGAACTGGTGAGAATCAAGGAGGGCGTGATAAAACAATGTGATTCCGGGAATTGTGGGCTGACAAAGAAACAATTGAAGAGACTGCGAGACTGGAAAACTGATCTCAAGGATGGAGACGAAATGAGATTAACTGAGGAAGGTGAAAATGAGATGATTGGACTGGGGGAGAGATTTCAGGAGAGGTTTCCTGAGTTGATGCCTGAGAAGTATGACAATAAAACGTTCAAG TTTAAATTCACTCAGAAGCAGAGAACGGAGGAGAGCGCCAAATGCTTTACCATTGGATTATTCGGTAAGAAGGGAAGTGAAAATGTCTGGTATCCACCGTCGGAAGAGAAGGATCCTATATTGAGA ttttacaAAGCGTGTGACCGATGGCAGCGAACCGTAAAAAAGAGTCTCAAACCCTACGAAGagctgaagaaattcaaagaaTCAGATATTGCCCTGAAGATGGTGGAGAGAATCTCTAATCGTCTAGGAACTAACGTCTCCTTTG ATAACGCTCGAGTGATGAAGGATATGTGTGCCTTCGAGACCGCCTGGagcgagaaaaataaatctccCTGGTGTGATTTATTAACGAAAGAGGAATTCAAA ATAATAGAATTCTCTCAAGATTTAAAGTATTACTGGATCGACGGTTATGGATTTTCCCTCAGCCGTAAACAGGCTTGCACGGCATTCAAGGATATGTTCGAATTTATGGC GCGTGATGATAGTCTAATGACAAATGCCTACTTCACCCACTCCGGAACAGTATTGAAGATCCTTGCGCTTCTTGGTGTAGCCCAGGATGACAAACCGCTGAGGCATGATCAATTTCCCGCTGATGATAGATTATGGAAGACCTCCTCCATCGATGCCTTTGCCACAAATATAGCATTTGTTTTAttcaa CTGCAAATCAACTGGGAAAGGTATTCTAGTGATGCATCAAGAACGAATAATCAATCTCCCTGGGTGTCCCGAGAATGTTCCCTGTCCATTAACAACGATGAAAGATAAATATCCGGATAACGATGACGAATGTCCGTTTGAAGAGATGtgcaaaatttaa
- the LOC135160822 gene encoding corrinoid adenosyltransferase MMAB-like isoform X1 produces the protein MELARHVWRSSTYVYKSGLQPVLRQSSSNASNVALSCLSKYQDTSGPSGPSSREAKPNDDLILNALGATDELSCYIGLAREFACDSSVEHPYVDKLKRVQMILFDLNHAISRSRDQRSNLFEDKHTKDLEEWITEYANHLPPPEDYIIPGGGKASASLHVARAICRRAERSVEKLVQDGAVDSEAKNYLNRLADFLLTVSRIAAKYDQRTENIYIPRAEIPEEK, from the exons ATGGAACTTGCCAGGCATGTGTGGAGGTCCTCCACGTATGTCTACAAGTCAGGGCTTCAGCCAGTGCTCAGGCAAAG CAGCAGCAACGCTTCAAACGTAGCCCTTTCATGCCTCTCAAAATACCAAGACACATCAGGGCCCTCGGGTCCGTCGTCCAGAGAGGCTAAACCGAATGACGATTTGATTTTGAATGCCCTCGGGGCGACGGACGAGTTATCCTGCTACATTGGCCTGGCACGAGAGTTCGCCTGTGACAGCAGTGTGGAGCATCCCTACGTGGATAAGTTGAAGAGAGTGCAGAtgatattatttgacttgaatcatgCGATATCGAGGTCCAGGGATCAGAGGAGCAATTTATTCGAGGATAAACACACGAAAGATCTGGAGGAGTGGATCACTGAGTATGCGAATCACTTGCCACCGCCAGAGGACTACATTATTCCT GGAGGTGGAAAGGCCAGTGCATCATTACACGTAGCCCGAGCaatatgtcgacgagctgaacgCTCAGTGGAAAAGCTAGTGCAGGACGGTGCCGTTGATAGTgaagcaaaaaattatttaaacagaTTAGCTGATTTTCTTTTAACTGTATCGAGAATAGCTGCGAAGTACGATCAACGTACGGAAAATATATACATCCCTCGCGCAGAAATTCCCGAggagaaataa
- the LOC135160822 gene encoding corrinoid adenosyltransferase MMAB-like isoform X2: MELARHVWRSSTYVYKSGLQPVLRQSSNASNVALSCLSKYQDTSGPSGPSSREAKPNDDLILNALGATDELSCYIGLAREFACDSSVEHPYVDKLKRVQMILFDLNHAISRSRDQRSNLFEDKHTKDLEEWITEYANHLPPPEDYIIPGGGKASASLHVARAICRRAERSVEKLVQDGAVDSEAKNYLNRLADFLLTVSRIAAKYDQRTENIYIPRAEIPEEK, encoded by the exons ATGGAACTTGCCAGGCATGTGTGGAGGTCCTCCACGTATGTCTACAAGTCAGGGCTTCAGCCAGTGCTCAGGCAAAG CAGCAACGCTTCAAACGTAGCCCTTTCATGCCTCTCAAAATACCAAGACACATCAGGGCCCTCGGGTCCGTCGTCCAGAGAGGCTAAACCGAATGACGATTTGATTTTGAATGCCCTCGGGGCGACGGACGAGTTATCCTGCTACATTGGCCTGGCACGAGAGTTCGCCTGTGACAGCAGTGTGGAGCATCCCTACGTGGATAAGTTGAAGAGAGTGCAGAtgatattatttgacttgaatcatgCGATATCGAGGTCCAGGGATCAGAGGAGCAATTTATTCGAGGATAAACACACGAAAGATCTGGAGGAGTGGATCACTGAGTATGCGAATCACTTGCCACCGCCAGAGGACTACATTATTCCT GGAGGTGGAAAGGCCAGTGCATCATTACACGTAGCCCGAGCaatatgtcgacgagctgaacgCTCAGTGGAAAAGCTAGTGCAGGACGGTGCCGTTGATAGTgaagcaaaaaattatttaaacagaTTAGCTGATTTTCTTTTAACTGTATCGAGAATAGCTGCGAAGTACGATCAACGTACGGAAAATATATACATCCCTCGCGCAGAAATTCCCGAggagaaataa
- the LOC135160821 gene encoding ribosome maturation protein SBDS, whose amino-acid sequence MSKIFTPINQIRLTNVAVVRMKKQGKRFEIACYRNKVVSWRTKLEKDIDEVLQTHTVFTNVSKGQVAKKEDLQEAFGTDNQTEICKEILSKGELQVSDKERHSALNSMFKDIATTVADKCVNPESKRPYPVSMIEKAMRDVHFSVKPNRNAKQQALEVIPQLKSVMPLERAQMRLRVVLSGKEARKLREKTVKMASKVETENWDGGTLNLTCLIDPGNYREIDELIRSETRGSGIVELVDLKEVTEGEELLE is encoded by the exons atgtcGAAAATATTTACTCCGATCAATCAGATCAGGCTCACTAATGTGGCTGTCGTGAGGATGAAAAAGCAGGGGAAGAGGTTCGAGATAGCCTGCTACAGGAACAAGGTCGTATCCTGGAGGACTAAATT GGAAAAAGACATTGATGAAGTACTCCAGACCCACACAGTCTTCACCAACGTCTCCAAGGGTCAAGTAGCAAAGAAGGAGGACCTCCAGGAGGCCTTTGGCACAGACAATCAGACAGAAATCTGCAAGGAGATCCTCTCCAAAGGGGAGCTCCAGGTCTCCGACAAGGAGAGACACTCCGCTCTGAACTCAATGTTCAAAGACATAGCAACAACAGTAGCTGACAAATGTGTGAATCCAGAATCCAAAAGGCCATATCCAGTATCCATGATAGAAAAAGCAATGAGGGACGTTCACTTCTCGGTGAAGCCCAACAGGAATGCCAAGCAGCAAGCCCTAGAGGTGATACCCCAGCTGAAGTCTGTAATGCCCTTGGAGAGGGCGCAGATGAGGTTAAGAGTGGTGCTAAGTGGCAAGGAAGCCAGGAAACTGAGGGAGAAGACCGTGAAGATGGCCAGTAAAGTCGAGACCGAGAACTGGGACGGGGGAACGCTCAATCTGACGTGCCTGATAGATCCGGGAAACTACAGGGAGATCGACGAGCTGATCAGGAGTGAGACGAGAGGGAGTGGGATTGTAGAGCTCGTGGATCTTAAGGAGGTGACGGAGGGGGAGGAACTGTTGGAGTGA